A single window of Pontibacillus chungwhensis DNA harbors:
- a CDS encoding DUF423 domain-containing protein, giving the protein MKVFLLLGVINGFLAVALGAFGAHGLEGRISEKMIKTWEKAVNYQMFHTMALLVVGLLFNKVSGNLASAGWAFFIGILLFSGSLYIYSLSSVKLFAMITPFGGVAFLVGWVLLGYAVVRYL; this is encoded by the coding sequence ATGAAAGTTTTTTTACTGTTAGGTGTTATTAACGGCTTTCTTGCTGTAGCATTGGGGGCCTTCGGAGCGCACGGCCTTGAGGGACGCATTTCGGAGAAAATGATTAAAACCTGGGAAAAAGCGGTGAACTATCAAATGTTCCACACGATGGCCTTACTCGTTGTGGGTCTTCTGTTCAACAAAGTGAGCGGAAATCTCGCATCAGCTGGTTGGGCTTTCTTTATAGGGATTCTTCTGTTCTCAGGTAGTTTGTACATTTATAGTTTGTCTTCCGTTAAACTATTTGCAATGATTACACCATTTGGAGGCGTAGCGTTTCTAGTAGGTTGGGTCCTGCTTGGTTATGCCGTTGTCCGCTACCTTTAA
- a CDS encoding uracil-DNA glycosylase → MGNKANCFQCKYFYTTWNPAFPRGCKAYGFKTKEIPSVLVEKTTGSPCEAFQKKASQPASRKKSSSRFDIRL, encoded by the coding sequence ATGGGGAATAAAGCGAATTGCTTTCAATGTAAGTATTTCTATACAACATGGAATCCTGCTTTTCCTCGAGGATGTAAAGCGTACGGCTTTAAAACGAAAGAAATTCCTTCTGTACTCGTGGAGAAGACAACAGGCTCACCATGTGAAGCTTTTCAAAAGAAAGCATCACAACCTGCGTCACGAAAGAAATCAAGTTCACGTTTTGATATTCGTCTGTGA
- a CDS encoding ammonium transporter, with product MMNSLWTMVSAILVILMIGGFILLEAGSTRMKNAGHIAGKTIFTFGISSLVFWAVGYGLIFGEGNAFVGLSNFFYGGTIDAGGDLAETVFFVFQLAFAGIALTIAFGGFAERAKLSSYIWFAVLFSVFIYPVVAHWIWGGGWLSEHGKQDFAGSTVVHLTGAMAALAATMILKPRIGKYNKDGSVNEIEGHNQVYTSLAVLLLWVGWFGFNAGSTVSVDGAFFGYVALNTQLAAAAGAVAAMFITMILTKKCQITTMLNGALAGLVAITASCAFVAPWAAVVIGLIAGVIVHYSMSFFEKRQIDDPIFALSVHGVAGVWGTLSTGFFATPELAAANGGRAGLLYGGGFEQLGVQALGVGASGLYAFVVSFVFLKIIQKAMGGMRVSKEEELLGLDMSEHGSYGYPEVFSRTPHKQQQTS from the coding sequence ATGATGAACAGTTTGTGGACGATGGTATCTGCTATTTTGGTTATTTTAATGATAGGTGGGTTTATCCTTTTAGAAGCGGGATCCACACGCATGAAGAATGCGGGTCATATTGCTGGGAAAACGATATTCACATTTGGGATTTCATCTTTAGTCTTTTGGGCAGTTGGATATGGATTGATTTTTGGTGAAGGGAATGCATTCGTTGGGTTGTCGAACTTCTTCTACGGCGGAACGATCGATGCTGGAGGAGATTTAGCTGAAACGGTATTCTTTGTATTCCAACTCGCTTTCGCAGGGATTGCTCTAACGATTGCGTTTGGAGGGTTTGCTGAACGCGCGAAGCTTTCATCTTATATCTGGTTTGCGGTATTATTCTCTGTCTTTATCTATCCTGTTGTCGCTCATTGGATTTGGGGTGGGGGCTGGTTATCAGAACATGGGAAGCAAGACTTCGCTGGTTCTACAGTCGTTCACTTAACGGGAGCTATGGCAGCACTTGCGGCTACAATGATCTTGAAGCCGCGGATTGGCAAATACAATAAAGACGGAAGTGTAAATGAAATCGAAGGTCACAACCAAGTCTATACATCACTCGCTGTCCTCCTTTTATGGGTAGGTTGGTTCGGTTTCAACGCAGGCAGTACGGTTTCTGTCGACGGTGCATTCTTTGGTTACGTTGCTTTAAATACACAATTGGCTGCAGCGGCTGGGGCGGTTGCTGCGATGTTCATTACGATGATTCTTACGAAGAAATGTCAGATTACAACGATGCTAAACGGTGCTCTGGCAGGTCTCGTTGCCATCACAGCGTCTTGTGCGTTCGTAGCTCCTTGGGCAGCGGTTGTCATTGGACTGATTGCAGGTGTAATTGTTCATTACAGCATGTCCTTCTTCGAGAAACGACAAATTGATGATCCAATCTTTGCTCTATCGGTTCACGGTGTTGCGGGAGTTTGGGGCACCCTATCAACTGGTTTCTTCGCTACTCCAGAACTTGCAGCAGCAAACGGTGGTCGCGCTGGTCTTCTATACGGCGGAGGATTTGAACAACTAGGCGTTCAGGCTCTTGGCGTTGGAGCTAGCGGTCTGTATGCATTTGTTGTATCATTCGTTTTCCTTAAAATCATCCAAAAAGCAATGGGCGGTATGCGCGTATCGAAAGAAGAAGAGCTTCTTGGGCTTGATATGAGTGAGCACGGAAGCTATGGCTATCCAGAAGTCTTCTCTAGAACGCCGCACAAACAGCAGCAAACAAGCTAA
- a CDS encoding NAD(P)/FAD-dependent oxidoreductase, with protein MDLKSGSLLWVETFKGGKRYSRVTANLTCDVVVVGGGISGAIISRELVEAGLDTILVDKREIGQGSTSANTGLLQFSNDKSLTSCMATYGEQEGLRYYQMCLEGINKVQALAEECTVDPDFIKRDSLCFASSVQDLPFLQAEYKTLKKYGFRVDYLEQQDIERSFSFSKPGAIYAKGDAEINPFTFTIGLIDANEKKGLRVFENTEVVDHHEDEGEVTLLVKGDFTIRSKFVVYATGYEAQQMKRNKNAVLETSFAIATEPVSHFPGWKDRCLIWETARPYLYARTTADNRIVIGGLDETFIGKGQRERSLQSKRDQLLDSLRALFPGLEGIRADYYWGAVFGSTHDGFPIIGPQPEFPRSFFALNYGGNGTMYCTIAAELIRDFIVKGSHPDAPIFSFFRSPKKSNKTKDENA; from the coding sequence ATGGATTTAAAGTCTGGATCTTTATTGTGGGTGGAAACATTCAAAGGGGGAAAGAGGTATTCTCGGGTCACTGCTAACCTAACTTGTGATGTGGTGGTGGTCGGAGGAGGGATTTCTGGTGCGATTATCTCAAGAGAACTAGTGGAAGCAGGTTTAGATACCATCCTCGTTGATAAACGGGAGATTGGTCAAGGATCCACTTCTGCTAATACTGGATTACTGCAATTTTCGAATGATAAGTCGCTTACTTCTTGCATGGCAACTTACGGAGAGCAAGAAGGCCTTCGTTATTATCAGATGTGTTTGGAAGGCATTAATAAAGTTCAAGCTTTAGCAGAAGAATGTACGGTAGACCCTGACTTTATAAAGCGTGACAGCCTGTGCTTTGCATCATCTGTTCAGGACCTTCCTTTTTTGCAAGCAGAGTATAAAACGCTAAAGAAGTATGGATTCCGAGTAGATTATTTAGAGCAGCAGGACATAGAGCGCTCCTTCTCATTTTCAAAACCTGGTGCGATCTATGCGAAAGGGGATGCCGAGATCAATCCGTTTACCTTTACGATTGGCCTCATAGATGCCAATGAGAAGAAAGGTCTTCGAGTGTTTGAGAACACAGAAGTCGTGGATCATCATGAGGATGAAGGGGAAGTGACACTCCTTGTAAAAGGGGATTTCACCATTCGTTCTAAGTTCGTGGTGTATGCCACAGGATACGAAGCGCAGCAGATGAAGCGGAACAAAAATGCGGTATTAGAAACGTCTTTTGCGATTGCAACAGAGCCCGTTTCTCACTTCCCGGGTTGGAAGGATCGATGCTTAATTTGGGAGACGGCGAGGCCCTATTTGTACGCACGCACGACAGCAGATAACCGTATTGTAATAGGCGGATTGGATGAAACGTTTATAGGAAAAGGTCAAAGAGAACGATCTTTACAATCCAAAAGGGATCAACTTCTTGACTCGTTAAGGGCTCTGTTTCCAGGTTTAGAAGGTATTCGAGCGGATTATTACTGGGGGGCTGTATTTGGAAGTACGCATGATGGGTTTCCGATTATTGGCCCTCAACCAGAATTTCCTCGGAGTTTCTTCGCGCTAAACTACGGAGGCAATGGAACGATGTATTGTACCATTGCAGCTGAGTTAATTCGAGACTTTATTGTAAAAGGGAGTCATCCAGACGCGCCTATTTTTTCATTTTTTCGCTCACCTAAAAAATCCAATAAAACCAAAGATGAAAACGCTTAA
- a CDS encoding YwdI family protein — MSVSYDQILQKMMKEVQEASLGQSNPEKVKEHVRAVKLLSDLILDEQGSASSYSQPTPQPYIQPQKTVESPKPAPKPQPEIDHEEANGNSLFDF, encoded by the coding sequence ATGTCCGTTTCATACGATCAAATTTTGCAGAAAATGATGAAAGAAGTTCAAGAAGCGAGCCTTGGACAGAGCAATCCAGAGAAAGTGAAAGAACACGTGCGTGCTGTTAAATTATTGAGCGATCTGATTTTAGATGAACAAGGATCAGCATCTTCTTATTCACAGCCAACGCCACAACCATATATACAACCACAGAAAACGGTGGAATCACCAAAGCCTGCGCCGAAACCACAACCAGAAATCGACCATGAAGAGGCAAATGGGAACTCGTTATTTGATTTTTAA
- the pta gene encoding phosphate acetyltransferase, which translates to MSNLFDSLRDKLSNTTKRIVLPEGSDERILEAASKLAQEGTITPVLVGKPDELKQKASDLNLDLGNADILDPNNYSEFDAMVASFVERRKGKATEEKAREILKDENYFGTMLVYMGEADGLVSGAAHSTADTVRPALQIIKTKPGIKKTSGIFIMVKDEEKYAFADCAINISPDSQDLAEIALASADTAKLFDIDPRVAMLSFSTKGSAQSPETEKVTEAVKLAKEQNPELTLDGEFQFDAAFVPSVAEKKAPGSELSGDANVFVFPSLEAGNIGYKIAQRMGGFDAVGPVLQGLNQPVNDLSRGCSADDVYKLSLITAAQSL; encoded by the coding sequence ATGAGTAACTTGTTCGACTCTTTACGAGATAAATTATCAAACACAACGAAGCGCATCGTGCTTCCGGAGGGTTCTGATGAGCGTATTTTAGAAGCAGCTTCTAAGCTAGCTCAAGAAGGTACAATTACACCTGTACTAGTCGGTAAACCTGACGAATTGAAACAGAAAGCATCAGATTTGAACTTGGATCTTGGCAATGCTGACATTTTAGATCCGAATAACTACAGTGAATTTGACGCAATGGTAGCGAGCTTTGTTGAACGTCGTAAAGGAAAAGCGACAGAAGAAAAAGCCCGTGAGATCCTTAAAGACGAGAACTACTTCGGTACAATGCTTGTTTACATGGGAGAAGCAGACGGCCTTGTAAGTGGCGCAGCTCACTCTACAGCAGATACTGTACGCCCAGCTCTTCAAATCATCAAAACAAAACCAGGCATCAAGAAAACATCTGGTATCTTCATCATGGTGAAAGACGAAGAGAAATACGCATTTGCTGATTGTGCTATTAATATCTCTCCTGACAGCCAGGACCTAGCAGAAATTGCTCTAGCAAGCGCAGACACAGCGAAGCTATTCGACATCGACCCACGCGTTGCGATGCTAAGCTTCTCTACAAAAGGCTCTGCACAGTCTCCTGAAACGGAAAAAGTCACAGAAGCAGTTAAGCTTGCGAAGGAACAAAATCCTGAGCTTACACTAGACGGTGAGTTCCAATTCGACGCAGCATTTGTTCCATCTGTTGCTGAAAAGAAAGCACCAGGTTCTGAACTTAGTGGAGACGCGAACGTATTCGTATTCCCAAGCTTAGAAGCAGGAAACATTGGCTACAAAATCGCCCAACGCATGGGCGGATTCGACGCCGTAGGCCCGGTTCTTCAAGGTCTTAACCAACCCGTAAACGACCTATCCCGCGGCTGTAGCGCAGACGACGTATACAAACTATCCCTAATCACAGCAGCCCAATCTCTATAA
- a CDS encoding sodium-dependent transporter, whose translation MAREKWQSKLGFMLAAMGSAVGLGNIWRFSYVAGENGGGAFLLLYLAFVLLIGIPVLLSEFSIGREAQSDVVGSYQKLAPKKPWFIQGYMGLICSFLILGFYSVVAGWSLYYFWNYLNTSFFTMPDGGYEAVFGTFITNPVSPLFWHGLFMVITILVVLTGVKDGIERASKIFMPTLAVLLILLAVYSLTLEGASEGLTFLFQPDWSILEDPSVYLAALGQAFFSLSLGMGGMLTYGSYLSKDESLPSATVGIGLMDTFFAVIAGVVIFPAVFAFNISPESGPNLVFITLPGVFEQMPFGGVVGLVFFFLLCLAALSSSISILEVPVAYFMRRFGWGRTLSSAVLGLFMYLLGVAASLGMGRWSDVTIIGDRDIMGSMEFVASDVFLPLGGLVIALFVGWHWSKEEAFEATDMGSLGPIRHIWRFLVKFVAPVCIAIIFLSSVGIL comes from the coding sequence ATGGCAAGAGAGAAATGGCAGTCCAAACTCGGATTTATGCTTGCTGCCATGGGATCAGCCGTTGGACTGGGTAACATTTGGCGCTTTTCCTATGTGGCAGGAGAAAATGGAGGAGGAGCCTTTCTTCTATTATATTTAGCATTTGTCCTTCTGATTGGGATACCAGTTCTATTATCTGAGTTTAGTATAGGCAGAGAGGCTCAAAGTGACGTAGTCGGATCTTATCAAAAGTTAGCCCCTAAGAAGCCGTGGTTTATTCAAGGGTATATGGGCTTGATTTGCTCCTTTCTGATACTAGGTTTTTATAGCGTAGTAGCAGGTTGGTCTTTGTATTATTTTTGGAATTATCTTAATACTTCATTTTTTACAATGCCTGATGGCGGTTATGAAGCAGTCTTTGGGACATTTATAACAAACCCTGTATCTCCGTTGTTCTGGCATGGTTTATTTATGGTGATAACAATCCTTGTTGTATTAACAGGAGTGAAAGATGGAATTGAACGAGCGAGTAAAATCTTCATGCCGACATTAGCGGTGTTATTGATCTTGCTGGCCGTTTATAGTCTCACGCTAGAGGGTGCAAGTGAAGGATTAACGTTCTTGTTCCAGCCAGACTGGTCGATTCTTGAAGACCCATCTGTTTACTTGGCCGCATTAGGACAAGCGTTCTTCTCCTTAAGTCTCGGTATGGGAGGAATGCTGACATATGGAAGTTATTTATCCAAAGATGAATCCCTGCCATCTGCGACAGTGGGGATCGGGCTGATGGATACTTTCTTTGCGGTTATTGCGGGAGTGGTGATCTTCCCTGCCGTATTTGCTTTTAACATCTCGCCAGAATCAGGCCCGAACCTGGTTTTCATTACGCTTCCTGGAGTGTTTGAACAAATGCCGTTTGGTGGGGTTGTCGGACTCGTGTTCTTCTTCCTGCTTTGTTTAGCTGCGCTGTCTTCATCCATTTCTATATTAGAAGTTCCAGTTGCTTATTTTATGCGTAGGTTCGGATGGGGGCGTACATTATCGAGTGCCGTCCTCGGATTGTTTATGTATCTCCTTGGCGTTGCTGCATCCCTTGGTATGGGCCGGTGGTCAGATGTAACGATTATCGGGGATCGTGATATTATGGGCTCAATGGAGTTCGTTGCTTCCGATGTGTTCCTACCTCTTGGCGGTCTGGTTATCGCCTTGTTCGTTGGTTGGCACTGGTCTAAAGAGGAGGCTTTTGAGGCCACTGATATGGGATCATTAGGGCCTATTCGACACATTTGGCGTTTTCTAGTAAAATTTGTAGCGCCGGTTTGTATTGCGATTATCTTCTTATCGTCAGTCGGGATCCTGTAA
- a CDS encoding GNAT family N-acetyltransferase: MIERLQNQLPNVASEIIELQKRSYPIEARLLGVKKLPPMADTAEQIENTKEMFFGFREGDRLLGVIGCEELQEVNVLARLAVDPDYLQQGIASQLLEHLLQEVSPPLEVMTGKRNTPAIELYTKYGFSYEGDSVMTDEGIELVRLMKT; this comes from the coding sequence GTGATCGAACGTTTGCAGAATCAACTCCCGAATGTAGCAAGTGAAATAATTGAGCTGCAGAAAAGGAGTTACCCCATTGAAGCTAGACTTCTTGGGGTGAAGAAGCTGCCTCCGATGGCAGACACAGCCGAACAAATCGAGAATACAAAGGAAATGTTCTTTGGTTTTCGTGAAGGAGATAGACTCTTAGGAGTGATTGGCTGTGAAGAATTACAAGAAGTGAATGTGTTGGCGAGGCTAGCTGTTGATCCAGATTATTTACAGCAAGGAATCGCTTCCCAACTGCTTGAACATTTGCTGCAAGAAGTTTCACCCCCTTTAGAAGTCATGACCGGGAAAAGGAACACTCCTGCCATTGAATTATATACGAAATATGGTTTTAGTTATGAAGGCGATTCCGTGATGACGGACGAAGGTATTGAGTTAGTAAGGTTAATGAAAACGTAA
- a CDS encoding Na+/H+ antiporter NhaC family protein, which produces MNWFSIIPFIVVVITAIATKQVIPSLFFGVVVAGYLVTPDWLGGMTQALEFVIKGLSDPNNLKIIIFLYAFSGLIGLVRISGGIKGFVQTATEKISGRKGAFALTWLSALGTFSAPSFRIVTIAPVMKAMVKKLPMTKQELGFVIETTASPFVVLVPVATAFVGYMSSVIGMAMDQNGIEGDPYMFFLRSIPFNFFAISMILIGFYLSFFHKSKKQATDAENSKAEEEKEGEDDDDQWEDCHPSVSKDLPSNFWHLILPLASVIIFTFFFMYMLGVKKEGAQGFEALINANVLDAMVLAVVLSIAWFIIYLKIRSYPLRKQMNELIEGGNEMMSVILLLAMVWGLSKGSEALNFAQTISESLQWIPASFVAVLVFLIGCALSYFIGSSWGTWGILMPVGVSIAAVSGSSLPIVIGAVFASGTFGAFSSPLSDNTNTTAGILNLNAVRYAKFKFKPAAIAAGVASVLYLALPFFL; this is translated from the coding sequence ATGAACTGGTTTTCAATCATCCCCTTTATCGTCGTCGTCATCACCGCCATTGCCACCAAACAAGTCATCCCCAGCCTCTTCTTCGGAGTCGTCGTAGCAGGCTATCTCGTAACCCCAGACTGGCTGGGCGGAATGACGCAAGCACTCGAATTCGTCATTAAAGGATTGTCAGATCCTAATAATTTAAAAATCATTATTTTCCTATACGCTTTTTCAGGATTAATTGGATTAGTACGCATCTCGGGCGGGATTAAAGGATTCGTTCAAACGGCAACCGAAAAGATTTCTGGGCGAAAAGGGGCGTTTGCTCTGACATGGTTATCAGCCCTCGGTACGTTCAGCGCTCCTAGCTTTCGTATCGTAACAATTGCTCCTGTTATGAAAGCGATGGTAAAGAAGTTACCTATGACAAAGCAAGAGCTTGGGTTTGTGATTGAAACGACAGCATCCCCATTTGTTGTCCTTGTCCCTGTGGCCACTGCGTTTGTTGGATATATGTCTTCTGTTATTGGAATGGCGATGGATCAAAACGGGATTGAAGGGGACCCGTACATGTTCTTCCTACGAAGCATTCCGTTTAACTTCTTTGCGATCTCTATGATTCTTATTGGATTCTATCTTAGCTTCTTTCATAAGAGTAAGAAACAAGCTACCGATGCGGAAAACAGTAAGGCTGAAGAGGAAAAGGAAGGGGAGGATGATGACGATCAATGGGAAGACTGTCATCCTTCTGTTTCGAAAGACCTTCCTTCGAACTTTTGGCATCTCATCCTTCCGTTAGCTAGTGTTATTATCTTCACGTTTTTCTTTATGTATATGCTCGGCGTGAAAAAAGAAGGGGCCCAAGGATTCGAAGCCTTAATCAATGCGAATGTGTTAGATGCGATGGTCTTAGCCGTTGTCCTTTCGATTGCGTGGTTCATCATTTATTTAAAGATACGTTCTTATCCACTTCGTAAACAAATGAATGAACTGATTGAAGGTGGCAACGAAATGATGAGCGTCATCCTTTTGTTAGCTATGGTCTGGGGTTTGAGCAAAGGATCTGAAGCCCTGAATTTCGCTCAAACCATATCAGAATCCCTTCAATGGATCCCCGCGTCGTTTGTCGCGGTCCTTGTCTTCTTAATTGGATGTGCCCTGTCGTATTTTATCGGATCATCATGGGGGACGTGGGGAATCTTGATGCCAGTAGGTGTATCCATTGCGGCAGTAAGCGGAAGTTCCTTGCCAATTGTAATAGGAGCTGTGTTTGCCAGTGGAACATTCGGGGCATTCTCTTCTCCGCTTAGTGATAATACCAATACAACAGCAGGGATTTTAAACTTAAATGCTGTGCGTTACGCCAAATTTAAGTTTAAGCCCGCAGCGATTGCTGCGGGCGTAGCATCCGTTTTGTATTTGGCCTTGCCCTTCTTTTTGTAA
- the hemQ gene encoding hydrogen peroxide-dependent heme synthase, translating to MPEAVETLDGWYCLHDLRSIDWTSWKHASSDERESAIEEFHQLLEKWNQTEQNKEGSHALYTVVGQKADFILMILRPTMEELNAIETEFNKTKLAEYTKPSYSYVSVVELSTYMARGKDPETDPELQARLKPILPKWEYICFYPMDKRREGNDNWYMLPMEDRGKLMYSHGMIGRKYAGKVRQIITGSVGFDDWEWGVTLFAHDVLQFKKLVYEMRFDEVSARYGEFGSFYVGNLLKQDQIASFLSI from the coding sequence ATGCCAGAAGCAGTTGAAACCTTAGACGGTTGGTATTGTTTACATGACCTTCGTTCTATTGATTGGACTTCTTGGAAGCACGCCTCAAGCGACGAGCGAGAGTCTGCGATCGAAGAATTCCACCAACTTCTAGAAAAGTGGAACCAAACAGAACAGAATAAAGAAGGAAGCCACGCTCTTTATACAGTTGTTGGCCAAAAAGCCGATTTCATCTTAATGATTCTTCGCCCAACAATGGAAGAATTAAATGCCATTGAAACAGAATTTAATAAAACCAAATTAGCTGAATACACGAAACCTTCCTATTCTTATGTTTCTGTAGTGGAGCTATCAACGTATATGGCAAGAGGAAAGGATCCAGAAACAGATCCTGAACTTCAAGCTCGCTTGAAGCCAATCCTTCCAAAATGGGAATACATTTGCTTCTATCCGATGGACAAGCGTCGTGAAGGCAATGACAACTGGTACATGCTTCCGATGGAAGACCGCGGAAAACTGATGTATTCACACGGTATGATTGGAAGAAAGTATGCCGGTAAAGTTCGCCAAATCATCACAGGTTCAGTAGGCTTTGACGATTGGGAATGGGGCGTTACCTTATTCGCTCATGATGTTCTTCAATTTAAGAAGCTTGTGTACGAAATGCGCTTTGACGAAGTAAGCGCTCGTTACGGTGAGTTCGGTTCCTTCTATGTAGGAAACCTTCTGAAACAAGACCAGATCGCTTCATTTCTTTCTATATAA
- a CDS encoding YwaF family protein — translation MERWFGNDVHQPFQPLMTGHIVILTLFAAGILILLFSYRTLKRSSLYRNWIRWTLFSILLISEATYQLFAITNDIWSTREFVPLHLCGVASILAMIALVTQNKALIQFNFFIGIIPAFLALLTPELPNAFPHYRFLKFFSHHMAISWASLFLILTSPVTITFRSLLGTFGILNLYAVFVFFINREIGSNYLFLSRAPTADTPLDLLGSGIWYYINLELLAFSIFLLLYGGYRLSQSPKNPFKDTPA, via the coding sequence ATGGAACGATGGTTTGGCAACGACGTGCACCAACCATTTCAACCGTTAATGACAGGTCACATCGTCATTTTAACCTTGTTCGCGGCAGGGATTCTCATTCTCTTATTCAGTTACCGAACCCTCAAACGTTCCTCGCTGTATAGAAATTGGATTAGGTGGACGTTGTTTTCTATATTGCTAATCTCAGAAGCGACCTATCAGCTTTTCGCTATTACGAATGATATATGGAGCACGAGAGAGTTTGTTCCCCTTCATTTATGTGGTGTTGCCTCTATTCTAGCCATGATTGCCCTTGTTACACAGAACAAAGCACTCATTCAGTTTAATTTCTTTATCGGAATTATTCCAGCGTTCCTGGCTTTACTAACACCAGAATTACCTAACGCCTTTCCACATTATCGATTTTTGAAGTTTTTCTCTCACCACATGGCCATCTCTTGGGCGAGTTTATTCTTAATTCTAACATCTCCTGTCACCATTACGTTTCGTTCCCTGCTTGGTACATTTGGAATCTTGAACTTGTATGCGGTGTTTGTTTTCTTTATTAACCGAGAGATCGGATCGAATTATTTATTTCTATCAAGAGCTCCAACCGCAGACACACCTCTTGATTTATTAGGGTCAGGGATCTGGTATTATATTAATCTAGAACTGCTTGCCTTTTCCATTTTCCTTCTATTATACGGGGGATACCGGTTATCACAATCTCCAAAGAACCCTTTCAAAGATACGCCAGCGTAA
- the gerQ gene encoding spore coat protein GerQ: MANQKQGGSYGSGQGSGQGSYGGYPMQGMQQGMQGQPMMYPYYQNQMGMGQMPPGSQSGQQLPPSQNGGNLPLEEESYIENILRLNKGKQATVYMTFENNEDWNAKIFKGIIEAAGRDHIVLSDPETGLRYLLLMVYLDYITFPEEINYAYPYGGNRR, from the coding sequence ATGGCTAATCAAAAGCAAGGCGGTTCTTATGGTTCAGGTCAAGGTAGTGGTCAAGGTTCATACGGGGGCTATCCGATGCAGGGGATGCAACAAGGCATGCAAGGGCAGCCCATGATGTACCCCTACTATCAAAACCAAATGGGCATGGGGCAAATGCCTCCAGGCAGTCAAAGCGGCCAGCAACTTCCCCCATCTCAAAACGGCGGGAACCTACCTCTTGAGGAAGAATCCTATATTGAAAACATATTACGCTTAAATAAAGGCAAGCAAGCTACCGTTTACATGACCTTTGAAAACAATGAAGACTGGAATGCCAAAATCTTCAAAGGCATTATTGAAGCAGCAGGTCGTGATCATATCGTTTTAAGCGATCCCGAAACCGGGCTACGATACTTACTCCTGATGGTTTACCTGGATTACATTACATTCCCTGAAGAAATCAACTACGCCTACCCATACGGCGGTAACAGGCGGTAA